A window of Ignavibacteriales bacterium contains these coding sequences:
- a CDS encoding nucleotidyltransferase family protein translates to MRAFLLSAGLGTRLKPLTDTTPKALVQINGVTLLEHIIKRLISFGFDSIIINVHHFGDQVINFLKEKNNFGVDIKISDERDQLLDTGGGLKKVSEFFNDDKPFLVHNVDILSDLNLFELYHYHLRSNSIATLAVQNRKSSRYFLFDEDKNLCGWKNEKPLETKIARQQIGSLIQLAFSGIQIIDPKIFQFMPEKNIFSLIDLYLSIASKERISYFDHSGSLFIDLGKTENLMEAEKIIKVI, encoded by the coding sequence ATGCGCGCATTTCTTTTATCAGCCGGGTTAGGTACAAGACTAAAACCTTTAACCGATACAACACCCAAAGCATTAGTTCAAATTAACGGGGTTACTCTTCTTGAGCATATAATTAAACGATTAATTTCATTCGGATTTGATTCCATTATTATCAATGTTCATCATTTTGGGGATCAAGTAATTAATTTTTTAAAAGAAAAAAACAATTTCGGCGTTGATATTAAAATTTCAGATGAGCGGGATCAATTGTTAGATACCGGCGGCGGATTAAAAAAAGTTTCTGAATTTTTCAATGATGATAAGCCTTTTCTTGTTCATAATGTTGATATACTCTCAGATCTAAATTTATTCGAGCTTTATCATTATCATCTAAGATCAAATTCTATTGCAACTCTTGCAGTACAAAACAGAAAATCATCCAGATATTTTTTGTTTGATGAAGATAAAAATCTCTGCGGATGGAAAAATGAAAAACCACTTGAGACAAAAATTGCCCGTCAACAAATCGGCTCATTAATACAACTTGCGTTCAGTGGTATCCAAATTATCGATCCTAAAATTTTTCAATTTATGCCTGAGAAAAATATTTTTTCTCTTATTGATCTATATTTGTCCATCGCTTCTAAAGAACGAATCTCTTATTTTGATCACAGCGGATCATTATTTATTGATCTTGGGAAAACAGAGAATTTGATGGAAGCAGAAAAAATCATTAAAGTAATTTAA
- a CDS encoding M20/M25/M40 family metallo-hydrolase — translation MKSKKLLLVIFSLIFSIQIFSQEKIDYQMMQRIRQEGLQNSKVMELMSYLCDIYGPRLAASPQFRQAGQWVVGKLKEYGLENANMESWGTLGRGWELKKFYAAMTSPQYMPFIAYPKAWTPGLEGVVKGNAVLMDIKSEADLDAFKGKLKGAIVLSRGEQPITLGMDADGKRYNDEDLKKLQLAQEGGGRNFDPAQRATLQAQRELQQKVAKFLKDEGALVVLEPSRGTDGTIFVQSGGSYKKGSEMPLPSIVVSVEQYNRMVRIAQKNVPVTLEFEIQANFVDTDSLGYNVIAEIPGTDKKLKDEVVMLGGHFDSWHSGTGGTDNSSGSVIAMEAVRILKALNVKPRRTIRIALWDAEEEGLIGSRNYVKNHFFDAEKKEKKPDYDKLAAYFNYDNGSGKIRGIYTQGNFAVMPIFEEWLKPFNDLGASTVTLRNTGGTDHQSFDSAGLPGFQFIQDQLEYDTRTHHSNMDVYDHTSRADLVQSATIMAAFVYNAAMRDEKLPRKYFDPNTVQQRRPQF, via the coding sequence ATGAAAAGTAAAAAGTTACTGTTAGTGATCTTCTCTTTAATCTTCTCAATTCAAATTTTCTCTCAAGAAAAAATTGATTACCAAATGATGCAGCGTATTCGTCAAGAGGGACTTCAAAATTCCAAGGTGATGGAATTAATGAGTTATCTCTGTGATATATATGGACCTCGGCTTGCAGCATCACCACAATTCCGCCAAGCAGGTCAATGGGTTGTTGGTAAATTAAAAGAATACGGTCTTGAAAATGCAAATATGGAATCATGGGGAACTCTTGGCAGAGGTTGGGAATTAAAAAAGTTTTATGCTGCTATGACTTCACCGCAATACATGCCGTTTATTGCTTATCCTAAAGCATGGACTCCGGGTTTGGAAGGAGTTGTAAAAGGAAATGCTGTGCTAATGGATATTAAATCTGAAGCAGATTTAGATGCATTCAAAGGAAAATTAAAAGGCGCGATTGTTCTTTCACGCGGAGAACAACCGATAACTCTTGGAATGGATGCTGATGGAAAACGTTATAATGACGAAGATTTAAAAAAATTACAACTTGCTCAAGAAGGCGGCGGGAGAAATTTTGATCCGGCTCAAAGAGCAACGCTTCAGGCGCAAAGAGAACTGCAACAAAAAGTTGCAAAGTTTTTAAAAGATGAAGGCGCTTTAGTTGTACTTGAACCATCCCGAGGAACCGACGGAACAATTTTCGTTCAGAGCGGAGGATCTTACAAAAAAGGTTCTGAAATGCCATTACCTTCAATTGTTGTTTCTGTAGAACAGTATAATAGGATGGTTCGCATCGCACAAAAAAATGTTCCGGTAACTTTAGAATTTGAAATTCAAGCTAACTTTGTTGACACAGATTCTCTCGGTTATAATGTTATTGCAGAAATTCCCGGCACAGATAAAAAATTAAAAGATGAAGTAGTAATGCTTGGCGGACATTTTGATTCGTGGCATTCAGGAACCGGTGGAACTGATAACTCTTCCGGAAGTGTAATTGCTATGGAAGCTGTGCGTATTCTTAAAGCACTTAATGTTAAGCCAAGAAGAACTATAAGAATTGCTTTATGGGATGCAGAAGAAGAAGGTTTGATCGGATCCCGTAATTATGTTAAGAATCATTTTTTTGATGCAGAGAAAAAAGAAAAGAAACCGGATTACGATAAATTAGCTGCTTATTTTAATTATGATAACGGTTCAGGAAAAATTCGCGGTATTTACACACAAGGTAATTTTGCAGTTATGCCGATCTTTGAAGAGTGGTTAAAACCATTCAATGATCTTGGCGCTTCTACCGTTACATTAAGAAATACAGGAGGAACGGATCACCAATCGTTTGATAGTGCAGGTCTTCCCGGTTTCCAATTCATACAAGATCAATTAGAATATGATACGAGAACGCATCACTCCAATATGGATGTTTACGATCATACAAGCAGAGCTGATTTAGTTCAATCGGCAACTATTATGGCAGCATTTGTTTATAATGCGGCAATGCGCGACGAAAAATTACCAAGAAAATATTTCGATCCGAATACAGTACAGCAACGCAGACCACAGTTTTAA
- a CDS encoding phosphotransferase, which translates to MQSINHLEKLFKKWSGEKKISISPLPESGSSRKYFRITSNNKSAIGVYNTDKRENRAFIYLTKQFLSLKLNVPKIYSHDLENNIYLIEDLGDVTLFSFTELNRNGNLFNGDVIELYKNILELLPRFQITASKKLNFNNCYPRSKFDSQSIMWDLNYFKHYFLKLAKIEFDEQKLENDFNILTNFLLSADCNYFLYRDFNSRNIMIKNGEPYFIDYQGGRKGALQYDIASLLFDSKASLPQNLREEFLDHYIASANKIKRINKKEFLKYYNGYVLIRLLQMFGAYGYRGYFEGKAHFLESIPYAVKNLEWLLLKSKIKSTVKLPELYNTLEQIIKSKELQKFNWKDSPAGKLTVRINSFSYRDKIPMDISGNGGGFVFDCRAIPNPGRYEKYKSLNGTDKPVQDFLAIQPEVQLFLNETFDLIDKTVENYIGRGWSDLMVNYGCTGGQHRSVYCAIKLSDHLKKKFDVNVILNHTKF; encoded by the coding sequence ATGCAATCAATAAATCATTTAGAAAAACTTTTTAAGAAATGGAGCGGAGAAAAAAAAATTAGTATCTCTCCCCTTCCGGAATCCGGTTCATCACGAAAATATTTTAGAATTACAAGTAACAATAAATCTGCAATAGGTGTTTATAATACCGATAAACGCGAAAATCGTGCTTTCATTTATCTCACCAAACAATTTCTAAGTTTGAAGCTCAATGTTCCAAAAATTTACTCTCATGATTTAGAGAACAATATTTATTTAATAGAAGATCTCGGCGATGTAACTTTATTTTCTTTCACCGAGCTAAACCGAAACGGGAATTTATTTAATGGAGACGTTATTGAACTGTACAAAAATATTTTAGAACTACTTCCCCGATTTCAAATAACCGCATCAAAAAAATTAAACTTCAATAACTGTTATCCGCGCAGTAAATTTGATTCTCAATCAATTATGTGGGACTTGAATTATTTCAAACACTATTTTCTTAAACTTGCGAAGATAGAATTTGATGAACAGAAACTTGAAAATGATTTTAACATCCTTACAAATTTTCTTTTAAGTGCTGATTGCAATTATTTCTTATACCGCGATTTTAACTCGCGTAACATAATGATCAAGAATGGTGAACCATATTTTATAGATTACCAGGGTGGGCGCAAAGGCGCACTTCAATATGATATTGCTTCACTACTCTTTGATTCGAAAGCAAGCTTACCTCAAAATCTTAGAGAGGAATTTTTAGATCATTACATCGCATCAGCAAATAAAATTAAGCGGATTAATAAAAAAGAATTCTTGAAATATTACAATGGATATGTTTTAATTCGTTTACTTCAAATGTTCGGGGCTTACGGTTACCGCGGTTATTTTGAAGGCAAAGCTCATTTCTTAGAAAGTATTCCCTACGCTGTAAAGAATCTAGAATGGCTTTTATTGAAATCAAAAATTAAAAGCACGGTTAAATTACCGGAATTGTATAATACATTAGAACAAATAATAAAATCTAAAGAACTTCAAAAGTTTAATTGGAAAGATTCACCTGCAGGGAAACTTACTGTTCGCATCAATAGTTTTTCTTATCGTGATAAAATACCAATGGATATTTCAGGCAACGGCGGCGGATTTGTTTTTGATTGCAGAGCAATTCCAAATCCCGGACGATATGAAAAATATAAATCCTTAAACGGTACCGATAAACCTGTTCAAGATTTTTTAGCAATTCAACCTGAGGTTCAATTATTTTTGAATGAAACTTTCGATCTCATAGATAAAACCGTTGAGAATTATATTGGACGCGGATGGTCCGATCTTATGGTAAATTACGGATGCACCGGAGGACAACACAGATCTGTTTATTGTGCGATTAAATTATCCGATCATTTGAAAAAGAAATTTGATGTCAATGTTATTTTAAACCATACAAAATTTTAA
- the metH gene encoding methionine synthase: MNNNLAILSKLLLERILLLDGPKGTLIQSYKLSDTDFRGKRFKDHPVDLKGNNDILVLTQPEIIKNIHHQHLDAGSDFIGTNTFNGTSISQADYQTENLSYEINFEAAKIAREAADEYTKKNSGKPRFVTGTIGPTNKSLSMSPKVDDPGYRAVTFNQMAASFKEQARGLIDGGADVMLVETMIDTLNAKAALYGIMELCEETKNNIPIMVSGSIIDLSGRTLSGQNTEAFWNSISHTKNLLSVGLNCSLGPKQMRPFISELSCIANVFISLYPNAGLPNEFGGYDESPEVMSKVLEEYASEGFLNIVGGCCGTTPEHIKAFAEIAKKYPPRKIPDVKKYLRLSGLEPLTLRPDTNFINIGERTNVTGSRKFARLIKENKYEDALSVAKEQVENGAQILDINMDEGLINSEEAMTKYLKLLAVEPDIARVPIMLDSSKWSVIEAGLKCLQGKGIVNSISMKEGEEIFKEHARKILRYGAAVVVMAFDEQGQADTLERKISICERAYKILTEEVGFPPQDIILDPNIFAVATGIEGHNQYALNYIEAVRWIKKNLPHAKVSGGVSNISFSFRGNDFVREAMHSAFLYHAIEAGMDMGIVNAGQLTVYEEIPKDFLERVEDVLLNRRPDATERLVEFANTLSQEVKSEKQEGEWRKGSVEDRLKHALVKGIVDYIDQDIEEARQKYSKPLDVIEGPLMTAMNVVGDLFGSGKMFLPQVVKSARVMKKAVAYLIPFIEVEKEQSGMTKAKGKILLATVKGDVHDIGKNIVGVVLGCNNYDIIDLGVMVPSDKILSTAIEKNVDVIGLSGLITPSLDEMVHIAKEMERMKIDLPLLIGGATTSRLHTAVRISPAFSGITVHVLDASKSVGVVSSLLNKDAKEMFSKGIKEEYGKLKLGHAKKQSEKDFLTIERARKNKLNIDWSNYRIKKPKKLGVKVLQNYSLEEIRKYIDWTPFFMTWELKGKYPEIFDNTNYGKEAKKIFDDANQLLDNIIQNKLLTANGVCGLFAANSFDDDIEIYTDESRTGILEKLNTIRQQSVKSGGIPNIALADYISPKENDSEDYIGMFAVTTGIGIEKIIEQFEKQHDDYNSIMTKAVADRLAEAFTELLHEKVRKDFWGYTANEKLSNKDLIDEKYIGIRPAPGYPSQPDHTEKLKIWKLLNAEKNTSIILTESLAMFPAASVCGLYFAHTDSKYFTVGKIGKDQVEDYRKRKGISLKEAEKWLRPILNYDEEIG; the protein is encoded by the coding sequence ATGAATAATAATCTTGCAATACTTTCAAAACTCTTATTAGAAAGAATTTTACTGCTCGACGGACCGAAAGGGACATTGATACAAAGCTATAAACTTTCGGACACTGATTTCCGCGGGAAAAGATTTAAGGATCATCCGGTTGATCTCAAAGGAAATAACGATATTCTTGTTTTAACACAGCCGGAAATAATTAAAAATATTCATCATCAGCATCTCGATGCCGGTTCGGATTTTATCGGGACAAACACATTTAACGGTACTTCAATATCTCAGGCAGATTATCAAACTGAAAATCTTTCTTACGAGATAAATTTTGAAGCGGCAAAAATAGCAAGAGAAGCTGCCGACGAATACACAAAAAAGAATTCAGGAAAACCGAGATTTGTAACCGGGACGATCGGTCCGACAAACAAGTCTTTGTCAATGTCGCCGAAAGTTGATGACCCGGGGTATAGAGCTGTAACTTTTAATCAAATGGCTGCTTCATTTAAGGAACAAGCGCGCGGGTTAATTGACGGCGGCGCTGATGTTATGCTTGTTGAGACAATGATAGACACACTAAATGCTAAAGCTGCTCTTTATGGAATTATGGAATTGTGTGAAGAAACAAAGAATAATATTCCAATAATGGTATCGGGTTCCATTATTGATTTGAGCGGAAGAACATTAAGCGGACAAAACACAGAAGCATTTTGGAATTCAATCTCTCACACAAAAAATTTATTGAGTGTTGGACTTAATTGTTCGCTTGGACCAAAGCAAATGCGTCCCTTCATTTCGGAATTATCGTGTATTGCAAATGTTTTTATCAGCTTATATCCGAATGCCGGTTTACCAAATGAGTTCGGCGGATATGATGAATCGCCGGAAGTCATGTCTAAAGTTCTGGAAGAATATGCAAGTGAAGGATTTTTAAATATCGTTGGCGGATGCTGCGGAACAACTCCCGAACATATAAAAGCATTTGCAGAGATCGCAAAAAAATATCCGCCGAGAAAAATTCCTGATGTAAAAAAATATTTGAGATTAAGCGGACTTGAACCGCTCACACTACGACCTGACACAAATTTTATAAATATCGGTGAACGCACAAACGTAACCGGCTCTCGTAAATTTGCACGGCTCATTAAAGAGAATAAATATGAAGATGCTTTATCCGTAGCCAAAGAACAAGTTGAAAACGGTGCACAAATCCTCGATATAAATATGGATGAAGGATTGATCAACTCCGAAGAAGCGATGACAAAGTATTTAAAACTTCTTGCTGTTGAACCTGATATTGCAAGAGTTCCGATAATGCTTGATTCTTCTAAGTGGAGTGTTATTGAAGCAGGGTTAAAATGTTTGCAAGGCAAAGGAATTGTTAATTCAATTTCTATGAAAGAAGGTGAAGAAATTTTTAAGGAACACGCACGGAAAATTTTACGTTATGGTGCGGCGGTTGTTGTTATGGCATTCGATGAACAAGGACAAGCAGATACACTCGAAAGAAAAATTTCGATTTGCGAACGTGCATATAAAATTTTAACCGAAGAAGTTGGTTTCCCTCCGCAAGATATTATTCTCGATCCAAATATCTTTGCAGTTGCAACGGGAATTGAAGGACATAATCAATACGCTCTCAACTATATTGAAGCAGTCCGATGGATAAAGAAAAATTTACCTCATGCAAAAGTTAGCGGCGGTGTCAGCAATATTTCATTTTCATTTCGGGGAAACGATTTTGTCCGGGAAGCTATGCATTCGGCTTTTCTTTATCATGCCATAGAAGCAGGAATGGATATGGGAATTGTGAATGCGGGACAACTTACTGTCTATGAAGAAATCCCGAAAGACTTTCTGGAACGCGTTGAAGATGTTTTGTTGAATAGAAGACCGGATGCAACTGAAAGATTAGTTGAGTTTGCTAACACTTTATCGCAAGAAGTAAAAAGCGAGAAGCAAGAGGGTGAGTGGAGAAAGGGTTCAGTAGAAGATAGACTGAAACACGCTCTAGTAAAAGGTATTGTTGATTACATTGACCAAGATATTGAGGAAGCCAGACAAAAATATTCTAAACCGCTGGATGTAATTGAAGGTCCATTAATGACGGCTATGAATGTTGTTGGAGATTTATTTGGTTCGGGAAAAATGTTTTTACCTCAGGTTGTAAAAAGCGCACGCGTCATGAAAAAAGCTGTCGCTTATTTAATTCCCTTTATCGAAGTTGAGAAAGAACAAAGCGGTATGACAAAAGCAAAAGGAAAAATTTTGCTTGCTACTGTGAAAGGTGATGTACACGATATAGGGAAAAATATTGTAGGAGTTGTTCTCGGTTGCAACAATTATGATATCATTGATCTTGGAGTGATGGTTCCATCAGATAAAATTTTATCTACCGCAATTGAAAAAAATGTTGATGTAATTGGTCTAAGCGGATTAATAACTCCTTCCCTTGATGAGATGGTTCATATTGCAAAAGAGATGGAGCGGATGAAGATTGATCTGCCGCTTCTTATCGGAGGCGCTACAACTTCAAGACTTCACACAGCTGTAAGAATTTCTCCCGCATTCAGCGGAATAACAGTGCATGTGCTGGATGCATCGAAGAGTGTTGGCGTTGTCAGCAGTCTTTTAAATAAAGATGCCAAAGAAATGTTTTCCAAAGGAATAAAAGAAGAATACGGTAAACTGAAATTGGGACATGCAAAGAAACAATCTGAAAAAGATTTTTTAACAATCGAACGAGCCCGCAAGAATAAACTCAACATTGATTGGTCAAACTACCGAATTAAAAAGCCGAAAAAACTCGGTGTAAAAGTTTTGCAAAATTATTCACTGGAAGAAATCCGTAAGTATATTGACTGGACACCATTCTTTATGACTTGGGAATTAAAAGGAAAGTACCCTGAAATTTTTGATAACACTAATTACGGAAAAGAAGCAAAGAAAATTTTTGATGATGCAAATCAGTTGCTGGATAATATAATTCAGAATAAACTTTTAACTGCAAATGGCGTTTGCGGACTTTTTGCCGCCAACTCTTTTGATGATGATATAGAAATTTATACTGATGAATCACGGACAGGTATTCTTGAAAAATTAAATACTATCCGTCAGCAATCCGTTAAGTCAGGCGGAATTCCAAATATTGCATTAGCAGATTACATTTCTCCGAAAGAAAATGACTCGGAAGATTACATAGGAATGTTTGCTGTTACTACAGGTATAGGAATTGAAAAGATTATCGAACAATTTGAAAAACAGCACGACGATTACAATTCGATTATGACAAAAGCTGTTGCAGACAGACTTGCCGAAGCATTTACAGAATTGCTTCATGAAAAAGTAAGAAAGGATTTCTGGGGTTATACAGCAAATGAAAAATTGTCTAACAAAGATCTTATTGATGAGAAATATATAGGTATTCGTCCTGCACCCGGTTATCCTTCTCAACCTGACCATACTGAGAAATTAAAAATTTGGAAATTGCTTAATGCTGAAAAAAATACTTCAATAATATTAACAGAAAGTTTAGCTATGTTTCCTGCCGCATCTGTCTGCGGTTTATACTTTGCTCATACGGATTCTAAATATTTTACAGTTGGAAAGATCGGCAAAGATCAAGTAGAAGATTACCGAAAACGTAAAGGAATAAGTTTAAAAGAAGCCGAGAAATGGCTTAGACCAATTTTAAATTACGACGAGGAGATTGGTTAA